The Astatotilapia calliptera chromosome 14, fAstCal1.2, whole genome shotgun sequence genome includes a region encoding these proteins:
- the chrd gene encoding chordin isoform X3, giving the protein MHCVQCHCEPQKSRRGKVSGKVNCKNIKQDCPALDCDNPVQLAGHCCKTCLQGGKKQIDSVLNSFEYFPRKSKEREEELHKSYNDRSYLSSEDVGPGESRTDFVAVLTGLKDSWLPSSSGVARARFTLTRSSLTFSITYQRMGHPTKIVFLDSDGTPAFEYRVPKGDSDMICGVWKNVAEPLLRQLQSEQMHISMSTSTGQRDEVEGRIIKHRALFAETFSSILTSEEENSAMGGIAMLTLSDTENNLHFILILQGLIQHRDRDPILVPIRVQLLCRQHILREIRANITSHDPDFAEVLTDLKSRELFWLSRGQLEIAVAAEGQDPRQISGFITGRKSCDSSAIQSVMSSSDALIPGKTGGVGSAIFNLHDNGTLQYQVQVTGLTSDVVSLTIELKPRRRNKRSILCDLTPEFSKATGQAIGSWSRLEARHMHMLLQNELFINVATAHSQEGELRGQIKALPYSGLEAPRHELPTPLAGHFVSPPVRTGASGHAWVSVDKYCHLHYEILVAGLSQTDDLTVNARLHGLAEIGELDDSTHMRLLTGFYGSKAQGVLKDISVELLKHLDQGTAFIQVSTKLNPRGEIRGQVHVPNNCEFGTRSEAEEEEEEELEDFLSKDPEELKKDPHTCFFENQHYPHGSSWTPNYDKCFSCICQKRTVICDPVICPALTCSRTIKPEGKCCPICDETKELKDVKVPERVDEHPEGCYFEGDQKMHAPGTTWHPFVPPFGYIKCAVCSCKGSTGEVHCEKVTCPMLTCSHPVRRHPTDCCKVCPQEERTTAALEHSDMMQADSPRYCKFGKNYYHNSDSWHPWVPLFGEMKCINCWCDHGVTKCQRKQCPLLTCSNITRTEGSCCPECLDDKEEDDMVMKAPDKRQTWRHH; this is encoded by the exons ATGCACTGTGTCCAGTGCCACTGTGAACCT CAAAAGAGTCGCCGTGGTAAGGTGTCGGGAAAGGTAAactgcaaaaacataaaacaggacTGTCCGGCCCTGGACTGCGACAATCCCGTCCAGCTGGCGGGTCACTGCTGCAAAACCTGTCTTCAAG gtGGTAAAAAACAGATTGACTCTGTGCTGAACTCCTTTGAATATTTCCCCCGAAAGAGCAAAGAGCGAGAGGAAGAACTCCACAAGTCATACAATGATAGATCCTACCTGAGCTCTGAGGACGTGGGGCCTGGGGAGAGCCGCACAG ACTTTGTAGCAGTGCTGACAGGACTGAAGGACTCGTGGCTGCCCAGCTCCAGTGGAGTTGCCAGAGCTCGCTTTACTCTGACCAGAAGCAGCCTGACCTTTTCCATCACATACCAGAG AATGGGCCATCCCACTAAGATTGTCTTCCTGGACTCAGATGGGACCCCTGCTTTCGAGTACAGAGTCCCCAAGGGAGACTCCGACATG aTCTGTGGAGTATGGAAGAACGTGGCTGAGCCTCTACTGCGACAGCTGCAGTCTGAGCAGATGCACATCAGTATGTCCACGTCCACAGGCCAACGAGACGAAGTGGAGGGAAGGATCATCAAACACAGAGCACTGTTTGCTG AGACATTCAGTTCAATACTGACGTCAGAGGAAGAGAATTCAGCCATGGGAGGCATTGCTATGTTGACGCTGAGTGACACTGAGAACAACCTCCATTTCATCCTCATCCTGCAGGGCCTCATCCAACACAGAGATAGAG ACCCCATTTTGGTGCCCATCCGAGTCCAACTGTTGTGCCGGCAGCACATCCTGAGAGAGATCCGAGCCAACATCACGTCTCAT GATCCGGACTTTGCAGAGGTGCTGACAGATCTGAAGAGTCGTGAGTTGTTCTGGTTATCTCGCGGTCAGCTAGAGATCGCTGTGGCCGCCGAGGGTCAGGATCCCAGGCAAATCTCAGGTTTCATCACAGGCAGAAAATCTTGTGATA GCTCAGCTATTCAGAGTGTGATGTCCAGCAGTGATGCATTGATCCCAGGGAAGACGGGAGGTGTGGGATCTGCTATCTTCAACCTCCATGATAATGGAACGCTGCAGTACCAG GTTCAGGTCACAGGGCTCACCAGCGATGTTGTCAGCCTCACCATCGAGTTGAAGCCACGTAGGAGAAACAAGCGCTCCATCCTGTGCGATTTAACGCCAGAGTTCAGCAAGGCCACGGGGCAGGCGATAGGAAGCTGGAGCCGCCTGGAGGCCCGACACATGCACATGCTGCTGCAGAATGAGCTCTTCATCAATGTCGCAACAGCACACAGCCAGGAGGGGGAGCTGCGGGGGCAGATCAAGGCCCTCCCTTATAGTGGCCTAGAGGCACCTAGACATG agTTGCCCACCCCTCTAGCTGGCCACTTTGTGTCCCCACCAGTAAGAACAGGTGCTTCTGGCCACGCCTGGGTGTCAGTGGACAAATACTGCCACCTGCATTATGAGATACTTGTTGCAGGCCTCAGCCAAACTGACGACCTGACGGTGAACGCCCGCCTCCACGGACTGGCTGAGATCGGAGAGCTAGATGATAGCACCCACATGAGGCTGCTCACTGGCTTCTATGGCTCAAAG GCTCAGGGAGTGTTAAAGGACATCAGTGTTGAATTACTGAAACATCTGGACCAGGGAACAGCCTTCATCCAGGTCAGCACCAAGCTCAACCCGAGAGGAGAAATACGAGGACAG GTCCACGTGCCAAACAACTGCGAGTTTGGGACCAGGAgcgaggcagaggaggaggaggaggaggagttggaagACTTTCTGTCAAAGGACCCCGAGGAGCTAAAAAAAGACCCCCATACCTGCTTCTTTGAGAACCAGCACTACCCTCATGGTTCCAGCTGGACGCCCAACTATGACAAGTGTTTCTCCTGCATCTGCCAG AAGCGAACAGTGATCTGTGATCCAGTCATCTGCCCGGCGTTGACCTGCTCCAGAACCATTAAACCGGAGGGCAAATGCTGCCCCATCTGTGATG AGACGAAGGAGCTCAAAGACGTGAAAGTTCCAGAGAGGGTTGATGAACATCCTGAAG GTTGTTACTTCGAAGGAGACCAGAAGATGCATGCCCCTGGGACCACATGGCACCCCTTTGTTCCTCCTTTTGGCTACATTAAATGTGCCGTGTGCAGTTGCAAG GGATCTACAGGAGAGGTTCACTGTGAGAAGGTGACATGTCCAATGCTGACCTGCAGTCACCCAGTGAGACGTCACCCCACCGACTGCTGCAAGGTGTGCCCCCAGGAGGAGAGGACCACTGCAGCCCTGGAGCACAGTGACATGATGCAAGCAGACAGCCCCAGATACTGCAAATTTGGCAAGAACTACTACCACAACAGCGACAGCTGGCATCCCTGGGTGCCACTCTTTGGGGAGATGAAGTGCATCAACTGCTGGTGTGAT CATGGTGTGACCAAGTGTCAGAGGAAACAATGTCCACTACTGACTTGCTCCAACATCACCCGCACAGAGGGCTCCTGCTGCCCCGAATGTCTCG AtgacaaagaagaagatgacATGGTGATGAAGGCTCCAGACAAAAGACAAACCTGGAGACACCACTGA
- the chrd gene encoding chordin isoform X2 has translation MLLPCALHSLLCALSCAWWLHGGAASRLKPPSLPIQPEREPLPFKGTSGCSFGGRFYSLEDKWHPDLGEPFGIMHCVQCHCEPQKSRRGKVSGKVNCKNIKQDCPALDCDNPVQLAGHCCKTCLQGGKKQIDSVLNSFEYFPRKSKEREEELHKSYNDRSYLSSEDVGPGESRTDFVAVLTGLKDSWLPSSSGVARARFTLTRSSLTFSITYQRMGHPTKIVFLDSDGTPAFEYRVPKGDSDMICGVWKNVAEPLLRQLQSEQMHISMSTSTGQRDEVEGRIIKHRALFAETFSSILTSEEENSAMGGIAMLTLSDTENNLHFILILQGLIQHRDRDPILVPIRVQLLCRQHILREIRANITSHDPDFAEVLTDLKSRELFWLSRGQLEIAVAAEGQDPRQISGFITGRKSCDTIQSVMSSSDALIPGKTGGVGSAIFNLHDNGTLQYQVQVTGLTSDVVSLTIELKPRRRNKRSILCDLTPEFSKATGQAIGSWSRLEARHMHMLLQNELFINVATAHSQEGELRGQIKALPYSGLEAPRHELPTPLAGHFVSPPVRTGASGHAWVSVDKYCHLHYEILVAGLSQTDDLTVNARLHGLAEIGELDDSTHMRLLTGFYGSKAQGVLKDISVELLKHLDQGTAFIQVSTKLNPRGEIRGQVHVPNNCEFGTRSEAEEEEEEELEDFLSKDPEELKKDPHTCFFENQHYPHGSSWTPNYDKCFSCICQKRTVICDPVICPALTCSRTIKPEGKCCPICDETKELKDVKVPERVDEHPEGCYFEGDQKMHAPGTTWHPFVPPFGYIKCAVCSCKGSTGEVHCEKVTCPMLTCSHPVRRHPTDCCKVCPQEERTTAALEHSDMMQADSPRYCKFGKNYYHNSDSWHPWVPLFGEMKCINCWCDHGVTKCQRKQCPLLTCSNITRTEGSCCPECLDDKEEDDMVMKAPDKRQTWRHH, from the exons GATGCTCATTTGGAGGTCGCTTTTATTCCTTGGAGGACAAGTGGCACCCAGACCTGGGGGAGCCCTTTGGCATCATGCACTGTGTCCAGTGCCACTGTGAACCT CAAAAGAGTCGCCGTGGTAAGGTGTCGGGAAAGGTAAactgcaaaaacataaaacaggacTGTCCGGCCCTGGACTGCGACAATCCCGTCCAGCTGGCGGGTCACTGCTGCAAAACCTGTCTTCAAG gtGGTAAAAAACAGATTGACTCTGTGCTGAACTCCTTTGAATATTTCCCCCGAAAGAGCAAAGAGCGAGAGGAAGAACTCCACAAGTCATACAATGATAGATCCTACCTGAGCTCTGAGGACGTGGGGCCTGGGGAGAGCCGCACAG ACTTTGTAGCAGTGCTGACAGGACTGAAGGACTCGTGGCTGCCCAGCTCCAGTGGAGTTGCCAGAGCTCGCTTTACTCTGACCAGAAGCAGCCTGACCTTTTCCATCACATACCAGAG AATGGGCCATCCCACTAAGATTGTCTTCCTGGACTCAGATGGGACCCCTGCTTTCGAGTACAGAGTCCCCAAGGGAGACTCCGACATG aTCTGTGGAGTATGGAAGAACGTGGCTGAGCCTCTACTGCGACAGCTGCAGTCTGAGCAGATGCACATCAGTATGTCCACGTCCACAGGCCAACGAGACGAAGTGGAGGGAAGGATCATCAAACACAGAGCACTGTTTGCTG AGACATTCAGTTCAATACTGACGTCAGAGGAAGAGAATTCAGCCATGGGAGGCATTGCTATGTTGACGCTGAGTGACACTGAGAACAACCTCCATTTCATCCTCATCCTGCAGGGCCTCATCCAACACAGAGATAGAG ACCCCATTTTGGTGCCCATCCGAGTCCAACTGTTGTGCCGGCAGCACATCCTGAGAGAGATCCGAGCCAACATCACGTCTCAT GATCCGGACTTTGCAGAGGTGCTGACAGATCTGAAGAGTCGTGAGTTGTTCTGGTTATCTCGCGGTCAGCTAGAGATCGCTGTGGCCGCCGAGGGTCAGGATCCCAGGCAAATCTCAGGTTTCATCACAGGCAGAAAATCTTGTGATA CTATTCAGAGTGTGATGTCCAGCAGTGATGCATTGATCCCAGGGAAGACGGGAGGTGTGGGATCTGCTATCTTCAACCTCCATGATAATGGAACGCTGCAGTACCAG GTTCAGGTCACAGGGCTCACCAGCGATGTTGTCAGCCTCACCATCGAGTTGAAGCCACGTAGGAGAAACAAGCGCTCCATCCTGTGCGATTTAACGCCAGAGTTCAGCAAGGCCACGGGGCAGGCGATAGGAAGCTGGAGCCGCCTGGAGGCCCGACACATGCACATGCTGCTGCAGAATGAGCTCTTCATCAATGTCGCAACAGCACACAGCCAGGAGGGGGAGCTGCGGGGGCAGATCAAGGCCCTCCCTTATAGTGGCCTAGAGGCACCTAGACATG agTTGCCCACCCCTCTAGCTGGCCACTTTGTGTCCCCACCAGTAAGAACAGGTGCTTCTGGCCACGCCTGGGTGTCAGTGGACAAATACTGCCACCTGCATTATGAGATACTTGTTGCAGGCCTCAGCCAAACTGACGACCTGACGGTGAACGCCCGCCTCCACGGACTGGCTGAGATCGGAGAGCTAGATGATAGCACCCACATGAGGCTGCTCACTGGCTTCTATGGCTCAAAG GCTCAGGGAGTGTTAAAGGACATCAGTGTTGAATTACTGAAACATCTGGACCAGGGAACAGCCTTCATCCAGGTCAGCACCAAGCTCAACCCGAGAGGAGAAATACGAGGACAG GTCCACGTGCCAAACAACTGCGAGTTTGGGACCAGGAgcgaggcagaggaggaggaggaggaggagttggaagACTTTCTGTCAAAGGACCCCGAGGAGCTAAAAAAAGACCCCCATACCTGCTTCTTTGAGAACCAGCACTACCCTCATGGTTCCAGCTGGACGCCCAACTATGACAAGTGTTTCTCCTGCATCTGCCAG AAGCGAACAGTGATCTGTGATCCAGTCATCTGCCCGGCGTTGACCTGCTCCAGAACCATTAAACCGGAGGGCAAATGCTGCCCCATCTGTGATG AGACGAAGGAGCTCAAAGACGTGAAAGTTCCAGAGAGGGTTGATGAACATCCTGAAG GTTGTTACTTCGAAGGAGACCAGAAGATGCATGCCCCTGGGACCACATGGCACCCCTTTGTTCCTCCTTTTGGCTACATTAAATGTGCCGTGTGCAGTTGCAAG GGATCTACAGGAGAGGTTCACTGTGAGAAGGTGACATGTCCAATGCTGACCTGCAGTCACCCAGTGAGACGTCACCCCACCGACTGCTGCAAGGTGTGCCCCCAGGAGGAGAGGACCACTGCAGCCCTGGAGCACAGTGACATGATGCAAGCAGACAGCCCCAGATACTGCAAATTTGGCAAGAACTACTACCACAACAGCGACAGCTGGCATCCCTGGGTGCCACTCTTTGGGGAGATGAAGTGCATCAACTGCTGGTGTGAT CATGGTGTGACCAAGTGTCAGAGGAAACAATGTCCACTACTGACTTGCTCCAACATCACCCGCACAGAGGGCTCCTGCTGCCCCGAATGTCTCG AtgacaaagaagaagatgacATGGTGATGAAGGCTCCAGACAAAAGACAAACCTGGAGACACCACTGA
- the chrd gene encoding chordin isoform X1, translating to MLLPCALHSLLCALSCAWWLHGGAASRLKPPSLPIQPEREPLPFKGTSGCSFGGRFYSLEDKWHPDLGEPFGIMHCVQCHCEPQKSRRGKVSGKVNCKNIKQDCPALDCDNPVQLAGHCCKTCLQGGKKQIDSVLNSFEYFPRKSKEREEELHKSYNDRSYLSSEDVGPGESRTDFVAVLTGLKDSWLPSSSGVARARFTLTRSSLTFSITYQRMGHPTKIVFLDSDGTPAFEYRVPKGDSDMICGVWKNVAEPLLRQLQSEQMHISMSTSTGQRDEVEGRIIKHRALFAETFSSILTSEEENSAMGGIAMLTLSDTENNLHFILILQGLIQHRDRDPILVPIRVQLLCRQHILREIRANITSHDPDFAEVLTDLKSRELFWLSRGQLEIAVAAEGQDPRQISGFITGRKSCDSSAIQSVMSSSDALIPGKTGGVGSAIFNLHDNGTLQYQVQVTGLTSDVVSLTIELKPRRRNKRSILCDLTPEFSKATGQAIGSWSRLEARHMHMLLQNELFINVATAHSQEGELRGQIKALPYSGLEAPRHELPTPLAGHFVSPPVRTGASGHAWVSVDKYCHLHYEILVAGLSQTDDLTVNARLHGLAEIGELDDSTHMRLLTGFYGSKAQGVLKDISVELLKHLDQGTAFIQVSTKLNPRGEIRGQVHVPNNCEFGTRSEAEEEEEEELEDFLSKDPEELKKDPHTCFFENQHYPHGSSWTPNYDKCFSCICQKRTVICDPVICPALTCSRTIKPEGKCCPICDETKELKDVKVPERVDEHPEGCYFEGDQKMHAPGTTWHPFVPPFGYIKCAVCSCKGSTGEVHCEKVTCPMLTCSHPVRRHPTDCCKVCPQEERTTAALEHSDMMQADSPRYCKFGKNYYHNSDSWHPWVPLFGEMKCINCWCDHGVTKCQRKQCPLLTCSNITRTEGSCCPECLDDKEEDDMVMKAPDKRQTWRHH from the exons GATGCTCATTTGGAGGTCGCTTTTATTCCTTGGAGGACAAGTGGCACCCAGACCTGGGGGAGCCCTTTGGCATCATGCACTGTGTCCAGTGCCACTGTGAACCT CAAAAGAGTCGCCGTGGTAAGGTGTCGGGAAAGGTAAactgcaaaaacataaaacaggacTGTCCGGCCCTGGACTGCGACAATCCCGTCCAGCTGGCGGGTCACTGCTGCAAAACCTGTCTTCAAG gtGGTAAAAAACAGATTGACTCTGTGCTGAACTCCTTTGAATATTTCCCCCGAAAGAGCAAAGAGCGAGAGGAAGAACTCCACAAGTCATACAATGATAGATCCTACCTGAGCTCTGAGGACGTGGGGCCTGGGGAGAGCCGCACAG ACTTTGTAGCAGTGCTGACAGGACTGAAGGACTCGTGGCTGCCCAGCTCCAGTGGAGTTGCCAGAGCTCGCTTTACTCTGACCAGAAGCAGCCTGACCTTTTCCATCACATACCAGAG AATGGGCCATCCCACTAAGATTGTCTTCCTGGACTCAGATGGGACCCCTGCTTTCGAGTACAGAGTCCCCAAGGGAGACTCCGACATG aTCTGTGGAGTATGGAAGAACGTGGCTGAGCCTCTACTGCGACAGCTGCAGTCTGAGCAGATGCACATCAGTATGTCCACGTCCACAGGCCAACGAGACGAAGTGGAGGGAAGGATCATCAAACACAGAGCACTGTTTGCTG AGACATTCAGTTCAATACTGACGTCAGAGGAAGAGAATTCAGCCATGGGAGGCATTGCTATGTTGACGCTGAGTGACACTGAGAACAACCTCCATTTCATCCTCATCCTGCAGGGCCTCATCCAACACAGAGATAGAG ACCCCATTTTGGTGCCCATCCGAGTCCAACTGTTGTGCCGGCAGCACATCCTGAGAGAGATCCGAGCCAACATCACGTCTCAT GATCCGGACTTTGCAGAGGTGCTGACAGATCTGAAGAGTCGTGAGTTGTTCTGGTTATCTCGCGGTCAGCTAGAGATCGCTGTGGCCGCCGAGGGTCAGGATCCCAGGCAAATCTCAGGTTTCATCACAGGCAGAAAATCTTGTGATA GCTCAGCTATTCAGAGTGTGATGTCCAGCAGTGATGCATTGATCCCAGGGAAGACGGGAGGTGTGGGATCTGCTATCTTCAACCTCCATGATAATGGAACGCTGCAGTACCAG GTTCAGGTCACAGGGCTCACCAGCGATGTTGTCAGCCTCACCATCGAGTTGAAGCCACGTAGGAGAAACAAGCGCTCCATCCTGTGCGATTTAACGCCAGAGTTCAGCAAGGCCACGGGGCAGGCGATAGGAAGCTGGAGCCGCCTGGAGGCCCGACACATGCACATGCTGCTGCAGAATGAGCTCTTCATCAATGTCGCAACAGCACACAGCCAGGAGGGGGAGCTGCGGGGGCAGATCAAGGCCCTCCCTTATAGTGGCCTAGAGGCACCTAGACATG agTTGCCCACCCCTCTAGCTGGCCACTTTGTGTCCCCACCAGTAAGAACAGGTGCTTCTGGCCACGCCTGGGTGTCAGTGGACAAATACTGCCACCTGCATTATGAGATACTTGTTGCAGGCCTCAGCCAAACTGACGACCTGACGGTGAACGCCCGCCTCCACGGACTGGCTGAGATCGGAGAGCTAGATGATAGCACCCACATGAGGCTGCTCACTGGCTTCTATGGCTCAAAG GCTCAGGGAGTGTTAAAGGACATCAGTGTTGAATTACTGAAACATCTGGACCAGGGAACAGCCTTCATCCAGGTCAGCACCAAGCTCAACCCGAGAGGAGAAATACGAGGACAG GTCCACGTGCCAAACAACTGCGAGTTTGGGACCAGGAgcgaggcagaggaggaggaggaggaggagttggaagACTTTCTGTCAAAGGACCCCGAGGAGCTAAAAAAAGACCCCCATACCTGCTTCTTTGAGAACCAGCACTACCCTCATGGTTCCAGCTGGACGCCCAACTATGACAAGTGTTTCTCCTGCATCTGCCAG AAGCGAACAGTGATCTGTGATCCAGTCATCTGCCCGGCGTTGACCTGCTCCAGAACCATTAAACCGGAGGGCAAATGCTGCCCCATCTGTGATG AGACGAAGGAGCTCAAAGACGTGAAAGTTCCAGAGAGGGTTGATGAACATCCTGAAG GTTGTTACTTCGAAGGAGACCAGAAGATGCATGCCCCTGGGACCACATGGCACCCCTTTGTTCCTCCTTTTGGCTACATTAAATGTGCCGTGTGCAGTTGCAAG GGATCTACAGGAGAGGTTCACTGTGAGAAGGTGACATGTCCAATGCTGACCTGCAGTCACCCAGTGAGACGTCACCCCACCGACTGCTGCAAGGTGTGCCCCCAGGAGGAGAGGACCACTGCAGCCCTGGAGCACAGTGACATGATGCAAGCAGACAGCCCCAGATACTGCAAATTTGGCAAGAACTACTACCACAACAGCGACAGCTGGCATCCCTGGGTGCCACTCTTTGGGGAGATGAAGTGCATCAACTGCTGGTGTGAT CATGGTGTGACCAAGTGTCAGAGGAAACAATGTCCACTACTGACTTGCTCCAACATCACCCGCACAGAGGGCTCCTGCTGCCCCGAATGTCTCG AtgacaaagaagaagatgacATGGTGATGAAGGCTCCAGACAAAAGACAAACCTGGAGACACCACTGA